The following proteins are co-located in the Chaetodon trifascialis isolate fChaTrf1 chromosome 14, fChaTrf1.hap1, whole genome shotgun sequence genome:
- the LOC139342058 gene encoding protein unc-79 homolog isoform X2, translating to MSTKAEQFASKIRYLQEYHNRVQHNIYPVPSGTDIANTLKYFSQTLLSILSRTGRKENQEASNLAVPMTMCLFPVPFPLTPSLRPQVSSINPTVTRSLLYSVLRDAPSDRGGQGQQSRDAQLSEYPSLDYQGLYVTLVTLLDLVPLLQHGQHDLGQSIFYTTTCLLPFLSDDILSTLPYTMISTLATFPPFLHKDIIEYLSTSFLPMAILGSTRREGGVPAYVNLSASSMLMIAMQYTSNPVYHCQLLECLMKHKQEVWKDLLYVISYGPSQVKPPAVQMLFHYWPNLKPPGAISEYRGLQYTAWNPIHCQHIECHNAINKPAVKMCIDPTLSVALGDKPPPLYICEECSQRIAGDHAEWLVDVLLPQAEISAICQKKNCSSHVRRAVVTCFSAGCCGRHGNRPVRYCKRCHVNHHSSEVGAAAETHLYQTSPPPINTRECGAEELVCTVEAVISLLKEAEIHAEQREFELNRRRQMGLSASHHSLDNIEFDNKEDDQHDQRLLSQFGIWFLVSLCTPNENTPTESLARLVSMVFQWFHSTAYMMDDEVGSLVEKLKPQFVTKWLKTVCEVRFDVMVMCLLPKPVEFARVGGYWDKSCSTVTQLKEGLNRILCLIPYNVISQPLWECFMPEWLEAIRTEVPDHQLKEFREVLSKMFDIELCPLPFSMEEMFGFISCRFSGYPASVQEQALLWLHVLSELDIVVPLQLLIGMFSDGVNSLKELANQRKARASDLSGNTGARRVSVVSDPGRRGQHNTLSPFPSPFRSPFRSPLRCSPFKNLGHATGHCALDLDCEDDDMNLGCFILMFDLILKQMELQDDGVMLGLDSSLGKDIVGIINNVFQAPWGGSHTCQKDEKALECSLCQSSILCYQLGCELLERLTPREEIRLVEPTDSLEETLLLSQPDFSLGTENGSEEGDNPSGAHTDNPVNHSPDNAPMKNNSDTRFSYQQLPVSLKLIYTILQEMSKFEEPDILFNMLNCLKILCLHGECLYLARKDHPQFLAYIQEKMLIPSLWSMLKSEFCQLASLAVPQLLHALSLSHGADIFWNLINTNFNSKDWKIRFEAVEKVAVLCRFLDIGAVTKNHLLKYALAHAFCCLLASVEDVNPAVATRARLLLDTIKRPALQGLCLCLDFQFDTVVRDRPIILSKLLLLHFLKKDIPALSWEFFVNRFETLSLEAQLHLDCNKEFPFPTTITAVRTNVANLSDAAMWKIRRARFARNRQKSVRSLRDSVKGGPSESKRAFSLPESLSNRLPLRLTRQEHSAPTLGDMIEKVLPGQTPSPEDDAIIRDLLPEDVGIDHQTVHQLIMVLMKFMAKDQSSAEADIGSAKAFNTVKRHLYVLLGYDQQEGCFMIAPQKMRTSTCFNAFIAGIAQVMDYNIGLGKQLLPLVVQVLKYCTCPQLRHYFQQPPRCSLWALRPHIRQMWLKALLVILYKYPYRDMDGSKVVLHLIHITINTLNAQYHSCRPHATAGPLYSDNSNMSRYSEKEKEEDSVFDESDVHDTPTGAANKESQTFFARLKRIGGSKSVKYQPVELNAKKSEIELSEYREASALQDSILHCVREESTRKKRLQAMHKQKSLDISNTDSILFNLDEHRRKSCIDRCDMQAPPVVLPPSSSTSHSRHHGKGSSDGSSARVEGIDAVDRRGSRGGQSDISKPVIPEVRLSCMETFEDKLDQGSLGGSAQGKEDQDLIDLSSDCTSIPEKHSLLSMSDSDSLVFEPLPPLRIVESDEEFDLSTILASKFNGSPKVSASPASSNTLRLSPVVQVSVEDCSSDKKTQDRLVEKGGAEQPFLEKKPNRVTPSTSLDLPDRPENVCHESPMTLKQKRDLLRKTPHVPYSSLDDVPVTPEEIRTGMGLGTSPSGRTIFLDIPEDKAEPLSSPEISKSNSNDEEEYGDDEEDDDMGDDGDSDLKPDDGDDNDEAEFKIQIVPRQRKQRKIAVSAIQREYLDITFNMFDKLGGEQAAETDHKVLSTLEKPRESASAPTLEAAMPETSHRSSVSTQYRQVKRGSLGALTMSQLMKRQLEHQSSAPHNISTWETGPTKTSLLSAPSTVSMFVPAPEEFIDEQPTTMSDRCRDCAAVLEEYDEETLGLAVVVLSMFIHLSPDLAAPMLLDIMQSVGRLASSANFSGQAESMLIPGNVAGVAKQFLRCMFHQLAPNGILPQLFQSNIKDGSFLRTLASSLIDFNELSSVAALNMLLEGLNNKKSLPAGGTMLHCLENIATFMEALPMDSPSNLWTTICNQFQTFLAKLPSVLPLKCPMDSSLRIIICLLKIPTTNATRSLLEPFSKLLSFVIQYGMFSLSYLVELCGLCYKAFNKERDKFYMSRIVVLELLQALKFKSPLPDTNLLLLVQFVCADIGTRLAESTIIQKHMISTLPGCTTAAMECMRQYISELLDFIADMHTLTKLKSHMKACCQPLHEDTFGGNLKVGLAQVAAMEISKGNHRDNKAVVRYLPWLYHPPSTMQQGPKEFIECVSHIRQLSWLLLGSLTHCALHQGSTSCMPIPLDAGSHIADHLIVILIGFPEQSKTSVLHMCSLFHAFMFAQLWTIYCEQAAAAPSLVNQNQTEFSSSAILTGLEFWSRVTPSILQLMAHNKVMVEMVCLHVISLMEALQECNSTIFVKLIPMWLPMIQSNLKHLSAGLQLRLQAIQNRVNHQCLQGHTTGTPPFALRKWLQCTQFKMAQVEIQSSEAASQFYPM from the exons CATTCTGTCCCGCACAGGCAGGAAGGAGAACCAGGAAGCTTCCAATTTGGCCGTGCCCATGACCATGTGTCTTTTTCCTGTGCCATTCCCACTCACCCCATCTCTAAGACCACAAGTCAGTTCCATCAACCCTACAGTTACTCGCTCCCTCCTTTACAGCGTTCTGCGCGATGCCCCGTCAGACCGCGGGGGGCAGGGGCAGCAGAGTCGGGACGCTCAGCTCTCAGAGTACCCCTCTCTGGACTATCAGGGCCTCTATGTGACCCTCGTGACCCTGCTTGACCTGGTGCCCCTGCTGCAGCACGGTCAGCATG ATCTGGGACAGTCCATATTTTACACAACAACTTGCCTCCTGCCCTTTCTCAGTGATGATATTCTCAGCACTTTGCCCTATACTATGATCTCCACTTTAGCCACATTTCCCCCTTTCCTCCACAAAGACATCATTGAGTACCTGAGCACCTCTTTCCTCCCCATGGCTATTT TGGGCTCCACTCGGAGGGAAGGGGGAGTCCCGGCCTATGTCAATCTGTCTGCCTCATCCATGCTCATGATTGCAATGCAGTACACCTCAAATCCAG TCTATCACTGTCAATTGTTGGAGTGTCTGATGaagcacaaacaggaagtgtggaAG GACCTTCTTTATGTCATTTCCTATGGCCCGTCCCAAGTAAAGCCTCCAGCTGTGCAGATGCTGTTTCATTACTGGCCCAACCTGAAGCCACCAGGAGCCATCAGTGAATACAGGGGGCTGCAGTACACAG CCTGGAACCCCATCCATTGTCAACATATCGAGTGCCACAATGCCATCAATAAACCTGCAGTCAAG ATGTGTATAGATCCTACTCTTTCCGTTGCCCTGGGAGACAAGCCCCCTCCTCTTTATATATGTGAGGAGTGCAGCCAGAGGATAGCAGG AGACCACGCTGAATGGCTTGTTGATGTACTCCTGCCCCAAG cagAGATATCTGCCATTTGTCAAAAGAAG AACTGTAGCTCTCATGTTAGGAGGGCTGTGGTCACCTGCTTCTCGGCTGGCTGCTGTGGGCGCCATGGCAACCGGCCTGTCCGCTACTGCAAGCGTTGCCATGTCAACCACCACAGCAGCGAGGTGGGGGCTGCGGCGGAGACCCATCTGTACCAGACCTCGCCCCCTCCCATCAACACCCGGGAGTGCGGCGCGGAGGAGCTAGTGTGCACTGTGGAAGCTGTCATAAG CCTTCTCAAGGAGGCAGAAATACATGCAGAACAGCGTGAGTTTGAGCTGAACAGGCGTCGTCAGATGGGCCTGTCTGCCTCCCACCACTCTCTGGACAATATCGAGTTTGACAACAAGGAGGATGACCAGCACGACCAGCGGCTCCTCAGTCAGTTTGGCATCTGGTTCCTG GTGAGCCTGTGCACGCCCAATGAGAACACGCCCACAGAGAGTCTGGCTCGGCTGGTCAGCATGGTCTTCCAGTGGTTTCACTCCACCGCCTACATGATGGACGATGAGGTTGGAAGTCTGgtggagaagctgaaacctcagtTTGTCACCAAGTGGCTAAAGACAGTGTGTGAAGTGCGATTTGACGTCATGGTCATGTGTCTGCTGCCCAAGCCTGTTGAGTTTGCAAGG GTGGGAGGTTACTGGGACAAATCATGTAGCACAGTGACCCAGCTGAAGGAGGGCCTGAACCGGATCCTGTGTCTGATACCTTACAATGTCATCAGTCAACCACTGTGGGAGTGCTTTATGCCTGAGTGGCTGGAGGCCATCCGCACTGAGGTTCCCGACCACCAGCTCAAAGAGTTCCGGGAAGTACTCAG TAAGATGTTTGATATCGAGCTGTGCCCCCTGCCCTTCTCCATGGAAGAAATGTTTGGCTTCATCAGCTGCAGATTCTCTGGCTATCCAGCGTCTGTGCAAGAGCAggctctgctgtggctgcat GTGCTGTCAGAACTGGACATTGTGGtgcctcttcagctgctgattGGGATGTTCTCTGATGGAGTGAACTCTTTGAAGgagctggccaatcagaggaagGCGCGTGCCTCAGATCTGTCTGGCAACACTGGAGCTCGCAGG GTGAGTGTGGTGTCAGATCCAGGACGCCGTGGGCAGCACAACACCCTCAGTCCGTTCCCAAGCCCCTTCAGGAGCCCATTCCGCAGCCCCCTGCGCTGCAGCCCCTTTAAAAACCTGGGTCACGCCACCGGACACTGCGCTCTGGATCTGGACTGTGAGGATGATGACATGAACCTTGGCTGTTTTATCctcatgtttgacctcatccTAAAGCAG ATGGAGCTTCAGGATGACGGTGTGATGCTGGGTCTAGACAGCAGCCTGGGGAAGGATATCGTGGGCATCATCAACAACGTCTTCCAGGCCCCGTGGGGTGGCTCACACACCTGCCAGAAAGATGAGAAGGCCCTGGAGTGTAGCCTGTGCCAATCCAGCATCCTGTGCTACCAGCTGGGCTGTGAGCTCCTGGAGAGGCTGACCCCACGGGAAGAGATTCGCCTTGTG GAACCCACGGATAGTTTGGAGGAGACGCTGCTCTTGTCTCAGCCAGATTTCTCTCTCGGGACGGAGAATGGAAGTGAGGAAGGGGACAACCCAAGTGGGGCTCACACCGACAACCCTGTTAACCATTCTCCTGATAACGCAC CCATGAAGAATAACTCTGATACAAGGTTCTCCTATCAGCAGCTCCCTGTGTCTTTGAAGCTCATATACACCATTCTGCAG GAAATGTCCAAGTTTGAGGAGCCGGACATCCTATTCAACATGCTGAACTGTCTGAAGATCTTGTGTCTCCATGGAGAGTGTTTGTATCTTGCCCGCAAGGATCACCCCCAGTTTCTGGCCTACATCCAGGAGAAAATGCTCATCCCAAG TCTGTGGTCCATGTTGAAGTCAGAGTTTTGCCAGCTGGCCTCCCTCGCTGTGCCTCAGCTTCTCCACGCCCTCTCCCTGTCGCATGGGGCGGACATCTTCTGGAACCTCATCAACACAAACTTCAACAGCAAAGACTGGAAAATCCGATTTGAAGCAG TGGAGAAGGTAGCGGTGCTGTGTCGGTTCCTGGACATCGGTGCAGTGACCAAAAACCACTTGCTGAAATATGCCCTGGCCCATGCTTTCTGCTGCCTCCTGGCTTCTGTGGAGGACGTTAACCCAGCTGTGGCCACCCGGGCCAGACTGCTGCTGGACACCATCAAGAGGCCAGCCCTGCAG GGGTTATGCTTGTGCTTGGATTTCCAGTTCGATACTGTTGTGAGGGATCGGCCCATCATCCTCAGcaagctcctgctgctgcacttcCTGAAGAAGGACATTCCCGCTCTTAGCTGGGAGTTCTTTGTCAACCGCTTTGAAACATTATCTCTGGAGGCCCAGCTACACCTAGACTGCAACAAGGAGTTCCCTTTCCCTACGA CCATCACAGCCGTAAGAACCAATGTAGCCAACCTCAGTGATGCAGCAATGTGGAAGATACGGCGGGCTCGTTTTGCCAGGAATCGACAGAAGAGTGTGCGCTCCCTCCGTGACAGTGTGAAGGGAGGCCCGTCAGAGTCTAAACGGGCATTTTCACTCCCGGAGTCACTGAGCAACCGACTTC CTCTAAGGCTTACAAGGCAAGAGCACTCTGCCCCGACACTGGGAGATATGATAGAGAAAGTCCTGCCAG GCCAGACTCCGTCTCCCGAGGACGACGCCATCATCAGAGACCTGCTTCCCGAGGATGTCGGCATAGATCACCAGACGGTTCACCAGCTGATCATGGTGCTCATGAAATTTATGGCCAAAGACCAGAGCAGTGCCGAGGCCGACATCGGCAGTGCCAAGGCTTTCAACACAGTGAAACGTCACCTGTACGTGCTGCTGGGTTATGACCAACAGGAGGGCTGCTTCATGATTGCACCTCAGAAGATGCGCACCTCCACCTGCTTCAACGCCTTCATCGCTGGCATTGCACAG GTAATGGACTACAATATTGGTTTGGGGAAGCAGCTGCTCCCCCTGGTGGTCCAGGTGTTGAAGTACTGCACATGCCCCCAGCTGAGACACTATTTTCAGCAGCCGCCTAGATGCTCTCTGTGGGCCCTGAGGCCACACATAAGACAGATGTGGCTCAAAGCCCTACTAGTTATCCTCTATAAG TACCCTTACAGAGACATGGATGGCAGTAAAGTGGTCCTCCATCTGATCCACATCACCATCAACACACTGAATGCTCAGTACCACAGCTGTCGTCCCCATGCTACAGCGGGACCACTCTACAGTGATAACTCTAACATGAGCCGCTACAGCGAGAAAGAAAAAG AAGAGGACAGTGTATTTGATGAGTCAGACGTCCATGACACGCCGACGGGTGCCGCTAACAAGGAGTCACAGACCTTCTTTGCCCGCCTGAAGAGGATTGGTGGCAGCAAGTCTGTGAAGTACCAGCCGGTTGAGCTGAATGCCAAGAAAA GTGAAATTGAGCTGTCAGAGTACCGTGAAGCCAGCGCCCTGCAGGACAGCATTCTGCACTGTGTGAGGGAGGAGAGCACCAGGAAGAAGCGGCTGCAGGCCATGCACAAGCAGAAGTCTCTGGACATTTCCAACACTGACTCCATCCTCTTCAATCTGGACGAACATCGACGGAAATCCTGCATCGATCGCTGTGACATGCAGGCACCTCCCGTGGTCCTGCCCCCATCCTCATCCACGTCCCACAGCAGGCATCATGGCAAAGGATCATCTGATGGCTCTTCAGCTCGGGTGGAGGGCATTGATGCTGTGGACCGGCGAGGCTCTCGAGGCGGCCAGTCCGACATCTCCAAGCCTGTCATCCCAGAGGTTCGCCTCAGCTGCATGGAGACCTTTGAGGACAAGTTGGACCAGGGCTCGCTAGGAGGATCAGCTCAGGGGAAGGAGGACCAAGACCTCAttgacctctcctctgactgcaCCTCCATTCCAGAAAAGCACTCACTGCTCTCCATGTCCGACAGCGACTCCTTGGTGTTTGAGCCATTGCCTCCTCTGAGGATCGTAGAGAGTGATGAGGAGTTTGACCTTAGCACCATCTTAGCCTCCAAGTTCAACGGGAGTCCAAAGGTCTCGGCTTCCCCTGCAAGCAGCAACACTTTGCGACTGTCTCCTGTGGTTCAGGTGAGTGTGGAGGACTGTTCTAGTGACAAAAAAACCCAAGACCGTCTAGTGGAAAAGGGAGGGGCAGAGCAACCATTTCTGGAAAAGAAGCCAAACCGCGTTACTCCCAGCACCTCTCTGGATCTTCCAGACCGACCAGAAAATGTCTGCCATGAAAGCCCCATGACCCTGAAGCAGAAGAGAGACCTGCTCAGGAAGACCCCACATGTCCCTTACAGCTCTCTCGACGACGTGCCTGTGACCCCAGAGGAGATAAGGACCGGGATGGGACTAGGGACAAGTCCATCTGGTAGGACCATCTTCTTGGACATCCCAGAGGACAAAGCAGAGCCTCTTTCCTCACCAGAAATAAGCAAAAGTAACAGCAACGACGAAGAAGAGTATGGGGATGACGAAGAGGACGACGACATGGGCGATGACGGGGACAGTGACCTAAAACCTGACGACGGGGATGACAATGATGAAGCAGAGTTTAAAATCCAGATTGTTCCCAGACAGCGCAAACAGAGGAAGATAGCTGTCAGTGCGATCCAGAGGGAATATCTGGACATCACCTTCAATATGTTCGACAAACTGGGCGGTGAGCAGGCTGCAGAAACTG ATCACAAAGTTCTGTCTACACTGGAAAAGCCACGAGAATCAGCCTCAGCCCCAACGCTTGAAGCTGCTATGCCTGAAACAAGCCACCGCTCTTCAGTATCAA CTCAGTACCGTCAGGTGAAGCGAGGCTCTCTGGGAGCTCTGACCATGAGCCAGCTAATGAAGAGACAGCTGGAACATCAGTCCAGTGCGCCGCACAACATCAGCACCTGGGAGACGG GTCCCACGAAGACCAGCCTGCTCTCTGCACCGAGCACAGTCAGCATGTTTGTCCCTGCGCCTGAGGAGTTCATAGATGAGCAGCCAACCACAATGTCTGACAG ATGTCGGGACTGTGCAGCCGTGCTGGAGGAATACGACGAGGAGACTCTCGGCCTCGCGGTGGTCGTCCTTTCCATGTTCATCCACCTCAGCCCTGACTTGGCTGCTCCGATGCTCCTCGACATCATGCAGTCTGTGGGCAG GCTGGCATCTAGTGCCAATTTTTCTGGACAGGCTGAGAG TATGTTGATCCCAGGGAATGTAGCAGGTGTAGCCAAGCAGTTCCTCCGCTGTATGTTTCACCAGCTGGCCCCTAATGGTATCTTGCCCCAACTCTTCCAAAGTAACATCAAAG ATGGGAGTTTTCTGCGAACACTAGCATCTTCCCTGATAGATTTTAACGAACTGAGTTCTGTTGCTGCCCTCAACATGCTGCTCGAG GGCTTGAACAACAAGAAGAGTctgccagcagggggcacaATGCTGCACTGCCTGGAAAACATTGCCACCTTCATGGAGGCTCTCCCAATGGACTCTCCCAGCAACCTGTGGACAACCATCTGCAACCAGTTCCAGACCTTCCTCGCAAAACTGCCCTCTGTGCTTCCTCTTAAG TGCCCCATGGATTCCAGCTTGAGGATTATCATTTGTTTGCTGAAAATCCCAACTACAAATGCAACCCGG AGCCTCCTGGAGCCTTTCTCAAAGCTACTGAGCTTTGTTATCCAGTATGGCATGTTCAGTCTCTCCTACCTCGTAGAACTATGTGGACTGTGTTACAAAGCCTTCAACAAG GAGAGAGATAAGTTCTACATGTCCCGCATTGTGGTGTTAGAGCTTCTGCAGGCTCTCAAGTTCAAGTCTCCTCTGCCTGACACAAACTTGTTACTGCTGGTCCAG tttgtttgtgcagaTATTGGAACTCGGCTAGCAGAATCCACCATCATCCAAAAGCACATGATCTCAACGCTGCCGGGG TGCACAACAGCAGCCATGGAATGCATGAGACAATACATAAGTGAGCTCCTGGACTTCATTGCAGATATGCACACGCTAACCAAACTTAAA AGCCATATGAAGGCTTGCTGTCAGCCACTGCACGAGGACACTTTCGGGGGGAACCTGAAAGTGGGCTTGGCACAAGTCGCCGCCATGGAGATCAGCAAAGGCAATCACCGCGATAACAAAGCTGTAGTCCGTTATCTTCCCTGGCTTTATCATCCGCCATCCACCATGCAACAAGG gCCAAAAGAATTCATCGAGTGTGTGTCTCACATTCGTCAGTTGTCCTGGCTGCTTTTGGGCTCCCTGACACATTGTGCCCTGCACCAGGGCTCCACCTCCTGTATGCCCATCCCTCTGGATGCTGGCTCCCACATCGCAGATCATCTTATAGTCATCCTCATTGGTTTCCCAGAACAGTCAAAG ACGTCGGTGCTGCACATGTGCTCTCTGTTCCACGCCTTCATGTTTGCCCAACTGTGGACCATCTACTGCGAGCAGGCAGCCGCTGCTCCGTCCCTGGTGAACCAGAACCAGACAGAGTTTTCCTCCAGCGCCATCCTCACTGGCCTGGAGTTCTGGAGTCGGGTTACACCCAGCATCCTGCAGCTCATGGCCCACAATAAAGTG atgGTGGAGATGGTGTGTCTTCATGTCATCAGTTTGATGGAAGCCCTGCAGGAGTGCAACTCGACCATCTTTGTCAAG CTAATTCCCATGTGGCTACCCATGATTCAGTCAAACCTTAAG CATTTGTCTGCGGGACTGCAGTTGCGTCTGCAGGCCATCCAGAACCGGGTAAACCACCAGTGTCTGCAGGGCCACACAACTGGAACCCCTCCCTTTGCTCTGCGCAAGTGGCTGCAGTGCACGCAATTCAAGATGGCTCAGGTGGAGATTCAGTCATCTGAGGCTGCCTCACAGTTCTACCCCATGTGA